CAGACCAATGTAGGCAATCTTGTgcggcttcagcagctgcggtacCCACGAGAAGCACTCGGGGATATTCTCGCGATCGAGTCCCAGCAGGATTGACAAGGGGCAGCCATGCAGGTTGCCAGAGACCGTGCCGGACATAGTGTTGATGTCCGCGTGGGCGTCCACCCAAATTACACCGGTGTCCGGGTACACAGACAACACGCCAGCAACCGTGCCGACGGCGATGGAGTGATCGCCACCGACGGTGAGAGGGAAGCGGCCCTGCTCGGCCACCTTGCGCACAGAGTTGTAGATCTTCTCTGTGCACTCCGACGTCAGCTTCGGGCGCTTGATATGACCGATTGAGTCGTTCTTCTCGTTCGCCTTGCGGGCCTCAACGATCTTGCCGTCGAACACCCGCTCGAGAGTCGTATTCCACCCAAGCTTCTCCATATCTTGCTGCAGTCCCTGCTTGAGAAGGTAGTCAGGACCGAGCTCTACCCCACTGAGCGGCTGACCACcagagaagggggcaagAACGATGCTCATGTTCTTCTCCTTGTAGAACTTGTACTTCTGCAGGTGGTGCTCCATGATGAACGAGGGGAAGTTGCTGCGGATTTGGGTTTGGGTGTGTGCCAGTGAGTCTCAATGGCAAACAGAAGGCTTGCCTCCCCTTTTTTATGTCGGTTGAATACAAGGAGTGATGGTGAGGAatagagagaggaagggaagctAAACGTGCTTTCTCACTTTTCACTGTTGTTGCTTCAAGAGCCAATGTGCTTTCtagggaggaaggggggggggcaaagaaaaTGATCCGAGAAGGCGTaaacgcgcgcgcgcgtgtgcgtggaaGTGACGTCATCGCATTCAAGTGTAGCAGGCaagagcggaggaggagagggggggggtgagagatTTTCTTTGTTCAGCACGTCCATATCCTCTCCCACACAGTGTGAGCACAAACTccactccaccccccccctcccgcctgTCAGTGACCCAccgcgcggtgcgaagcagcgctagacacgcacagtgcagcaacgcgccggcTCAGTCACCGGGGCACGGCCTcagccccaccccccgcccAAACACCGCCAGGCGGTGCGGGCCGGGTGAGACACGCCCGAGTCACGCCGGCACCCCGTCCATCGCATGGATGGCGCAGGCGTGTGCACTGTTGCAGGTCGCCCCGACCCGGCGCCGCCCTGGCTTCGCTACGTCGTGGGTGCTtcgccctgccaccgccagaggcAGCTCGGCGTTGGCTGGGGTAGGGGGGCTCTGTTCGGCTTCGCCGCgcagagcgaggggaggtgctgcgctctggggtgctgcgcgctgaggtgtcccCACGTCATCAAGGGGAGTTGGTAGATCatagagcgagagaaaggtgCACGCGTGGGGCgcggggggcggggggggggggggagggggatgtgACTACGAATCAAGCATGCGGGGCGTAGCGTGCAGCCGCAGGCTTTATCGagttggtgtgcgtgttttttGTCACCACCTACACAACGCTAAGAGGGTGCGTTGGGGAAGGATCGTTATCTAAAACGAACTTCCTCTCACTCGCGCACTGTTACTTTGGAGAGTGATGAACAGGCGTACTGACGGCCAACGTATCACTTTCTCGAATTATGTAGCCTAGTGATGCGCGAGTCTACGGATGCATTTATGTGCGCTTATTTCTCGGGACATCGATGCTGATtcggggagagaagagggggtggagaggcgaTGTACACCCCCGAACCACGTAAACAATGCGTCGTgaatacacacgcacacgcacacacgccacaaCAAACGAGTGAGAATGAGGAATGAAGAAAAAGGCAAGCAGGACATTCCACTCCAGCCCAGTTTTCTGCGAGCAGCGACACGTGCGTGCAAACCAATCGAGAGGTGAGGGAATCAGCGGAGATGCAATCCCCAAGAGAGTGTCGTTCTTCAGATAATCCTACCGCGAGGTCTCCAGCGTCAGGTACGCGACGAGGCCATTCACACCCGCCCCCAGTACCCCTGTGATGTCATCTCTGACCAAACATGAGGCAAACGCTGGAGGACGCGGCAGGATGTATCTGAAGTCCTTGATAAGGGAGATGGTAGTAAAGGGAGTCGAAACCAGCACGGGCTGCACCTCACCACATAAGGTGGTGTCATACATGCCGAGCTTGTTCGACGCACTTGTCATAAGCCCCACCGAGCGCACAATAGTTGCAGATGCACGCCTTGTCCGACTGCGCGGcgagccacagcagcgtgtGCTGCACCACACTTGGTGCGAGCAGCATCGAATGtagtgcagcggcagcctgGTCAAGCGGTCCGTCTTGCAGCATCTGTGGCGCAGCCGTGGGGATAACAATGAGGCAGCGGACGAGGAAGTAAGCGTCCGCGCCGGCCTGTTATGACAGAACGCTCCCTTACACGTTGAAGGGGGTGTGATATAGTCCGTGACCGACTGCTTCGtcgccgcatcgccgccgcctccaacGCGGGGGAGGAAGTGAATGAACACGAATCTACGTAATACGCATACGGCCTCCACGAGAGCGCTTCTTCCAGCTCCCCTGGAGTCGCATCAACGCGGAGGTTTGCCGAATATGAGGGACATTCCAGCACTGCCGGGCCTaacgccaccaccgctgtcgccgctgcattGCCCCCATCTGCCTTCAGCTTTCTGTATAGCTCTGTCAGGTGTTGTACGATAAGAAAAAGGCCGTGCGCGTACGCCGCAGCGTGAAGAGAGGGTTCTTCACAGTATGCTCGGTGGGTGGGTCGTATGGGGGCGAAGAGGACCTTCGCCACGACCGGCAAGTcgaacagcggcagcacgaaTGGTAAGCGCTTGCCGCCATTGCCCATTAtgctcaccgctgctgctgcagcgcgttgtGTTCGCCTGTTCATCGAGGAGCTCGCGCAGAGTCTTGTCACAGGTGGCCTCTACAAAGAaagtgctgctgtcgaggaGGCCAATTGTGCTTTCGCCGTTGGGCAGCAGTACAAGTCGGCCTGAGAGCTGAGGGTAGTAGTAGGCCAGGTGCGTCATGGCCTGCTGAAGCACATCGGCGCTGACAAAGTCAGAGGAGAGGGCCGACGGTGTCTGCTACCCTTTAGTGATGTTTGGGTGCTTGTCGAGGTACACGATGGCAATGGGGATCATGAGGCCTTCCATGGGCCCAAGGTGGAGTGGCTCTGTGGGGAAGGAGCTTCCTGTGACCCGAATGGTGTTTACCACTGCCACCCCTGCATCTGTACGACAGTGCACGGTGACCGTCTGCAGCGTGTGTACACAGTTCGCACTAATCAAGTCCCCTTGTCGACGTAGAGTACTGTGTCATAAAGTGCGGGCGGGCGGGCGCATCTGTGCCTACAGGCAGGAAGTCTAGAAGACAAGAGGACACGCGCTCAAAGCGAGGagcagtgaagagggagtgggtgggtgggtgggaaggTTGTTGGCAGCCACGGCGGAAGGCGCTCCTACTTTGCGTGACAGCATGTTGGGCGCAGAAAGAGACGTGCCTGTGCGAGGATGATCTGTCTATTGGCAAGaacgtgtatgtgtgtgcttaTATAGATGTATGggagcacgtgtgtgggcaAGCATTCAATGCACTGATGAGAGATgaatgagggaggggggggggaggcagacaGTGCGGGAGGACGctagagaagaaaggaggtggGCCGTCGCTGATGGGCGGTAATGGAGAGCACGTCCGCACTTGCACGGATGCCCATCCGCTTGCCGCGCTTAACCCCCTTTTCCCAAACACAATCCCACGTGCACatcacacatacacacgtcTTCTTCACGAAAGCGAGAGcgaaaaaggagggggaacCATTTGCCCTTACAGACCTCCCTCCGATGGTTAGATACGCACACCTCTGTGTCATTCACGCAGATCCATTGTGCATCTTTGTTgtctcgttctctttctctctctcgcgcgcgctctctctccgcatAGAGGGTTGCAATGGTAGCCGATGCTTGTGTTGTCTTCAGTACCCTTGCTTGCGGCAAGCCCAGTCATGGGGGAAAGGGGTGCGATGAGGCGTGGGTGAAGAGTGGAAGAGACACAAAGACGGGAGAGGGCCGAGACATAGAAGGAACAAAAATAAAAGAGGTAGTCATGTCGGCGTTTCATCTTTGTaggaaaataaaaaagaTGGGAGGGGACGCAGGAGGGTGAAGAGAGTATGCCACAGGTGTGTGTCTGAAGGGCGGGGGtatggtggtggcggtgcgatGAGGTGCTCGTGCTCCGACATGCCccacaaacacgcacactcgCTGCGGAGTGACACAATCAGTACtcgtggagctgcgcggTAAGGGATTGTGATCCGCAAACCCCaacaaggagagggggagggagagtgcaATCGTGATAGTTATGCTCGGGGAAgtaagagaaaagaaaaacaacacccacacacacatgcacacgcacgcacgcagacaaaCAAAACCTGAAAAGCTACCACCACCAAACAGTGGGGCtaaacagaaagagagaggataGAATTCGCGATGACGGCTGATCAGCAACCAAGGAGCAAGAAGAGATCCGTGGTGGTTGTGGTCACGTAAGTTCTTCCCTTGCCGCTGGAtcggaagagagaaaaaaaaaagcataACAAAAACGAACTTCAGCGTGGAGCGCTGGAGGGATAGCGATATCACACACGTGTGAGTGTGTTGATGTGCGTTACGTTGGCTGATGGGCCTTCTCACTCACCTAAAAAAAACTGAAGACGCAGTCGCGTGTTTGACCAAAGTGACGAGGACAAAtaaaggaaagggggagggcagaggggcagaggggcggagagggcgCACGATCACATGTGCCATCCGCACCTTCCTTTGCCGTAGAGCTCGTATATTTTCTTGGCCACGTGCAGCCCCGCGGATGCGTTGTGCAAGACGTGCCactgaagaaaaaagagtTGAGCCGTCACCAGCTCCAGCGGCTCCGTTGCAGCTAAAGTTGTTCGACCACGTGTCAATGCGCTTGCTTCTTCAGCAACACTATTGCCAGTGCTCGTGCTCTTGACAAGCACCGCTGTACACTGCGGCGGTACCGCGAAGACATCTAGAGTCAGCGTCGTCGGGTAGTAGTTGTAGAAATCCACTGTGAAGAGATTATACACGGGCTCCCACAACTGCACCTGGCTCTCCTGCGCGGGGGACAGAACAAGTTCATCAAACATGGGATGGCCGAAAAAGCGCCAATGCGGCGACTCGTAGGGGACAGCGGTGATCTTACTCAGCTCAAGGTCTGAGCGCGCGCTCAGCTCTAGCCGCCATGGAATTGTCATTGGTGCCCCCGATGCTGCGTAAGTCGCGTTCAGCACGTAGAAGTGCTGCTCCAACAGCGGTGTGTGATCGTATCGTTCCATCCCACTAAAGCGAATTACCGGCACACCGCGAACCATTGACTTGCGCGAGGACGCAGTGtagcgctgcggcacgcaAAAGGGTGCAACTTTGTGCGGCAGGTAGAAGACGTGGCAGCGCTGAGAAGGGCCTTTGTCACTGCCGTTGCCATTTCCGTCCTGCGGAGCACCATCGCCACTCGCTGTgtcgaagaagaaaaagccGCGCAGGTGGCGGTTGTCTACGAGGAAGGTagtgcgctgcgcacggtACACCTGGTCCAGACgaacagcgccagcggctcTGTCTACGTAAAGCTGCCCAATCTGTGTCATGGGCACGCGACCCTTAAGGGGCATCGTGGTAGCGAGCGCAACCGTGTAGCTCTCCCCGAACTCGACACCGCAAAATGGATGGTATGGGGGATCCTGATGTCTATGGCCGTCGTGCTCACTtcttgagctgctgctgttcatgTCGTCCGCCGCATGCTCGTGCAGCTCTGCGGCGAGGCACAGCCCATACATAATGCCCTGTATGATACAGAGCACCAACACGGCACTTTATTGGCGTGCCGCAATGCGATAGTTGGGCGCACACATGGCTGTGTAGTTTGTAGGCGCCCGTATCTGTCCACCTTTTTACTTGTGGGGTTACGTGTGGGGGtctgactgctgctgctgctgctgttgttgtctggACTTTCCTAATTGTTTTCACGCTTTCAATCTCATTTTTCGTCCGAGTTGAGGTCTTCCCATGCAACAAAGCACGCCAGTGCGAAGGCGGTCTTGCGTGTGAAAGAtcgaagaaggaaagaagagagggtgggagggagagcaggtgtgtgtgtgtgtgtgtgcatggagggggaagaaaaggggcgGTGAAGCCATACTGTGCGACATAAACTCataccccttcccccccccctcacacgcaccggTGTGTATCTGTGCTCCTGCCATTCCTGAGCCGCGCTGCTCGCGGCTGCTACATCACTTCTGTGTTGTTTGTCGCTCCGCATAGATGTAACGGAATCCATCCCAGACACGTACTTCGCACAGACGAAAAAGGCCAAAGGGAACACACCCAGCCCACCTACACTGCGATGGAGGAGAGCCGATGAGGAGTGAAGCTAAAAAatgggaggggaagagagagagaagctgcgagcagcgccacgTACAGACACCCAAGACACAGACACGGACGCGTTCGTACATCGGCACCCCCTCTGCCTTCCCTTCTGCTCCTCGATTTATCAGCTTCGGTGACGGCTTAGTTTCCCCCTTGTTTTGATTGCACTGACGCGCTCACGCATGTTGCGATGCGCACTCTAACTTGTATTTCATCTGTGCCTGTCCGTTGATGGGAAGCTGCGCATTTTCCCCGCCTTTATGGGTGGCTTGACGGCGTTCCTCTAACATATACATAAAAAGTTTCACCAGTGCACGCACCAATCTCCGGAACTCAAAAAGAACATCCGCAACGCGGCGTATTAAGACGTACTTCACCCCGTAAAGGAGTGCATGCTGTGTCACTCCGCCATGCCAcatgaagagaaagggacaTGAGCGCATCTAAGGGCAACATAGAATGCCATCCATAGTTACTGCAGGCTTTGTGCTTAGTTGGCTCGGTTGGGGGTAGGGATgcacagagggaggaggcgtgtTGGCCTTTTCGCCTGcatcttgtgtgtgcgtttggcCGCTGGGGTGAGTACTCATGTCGCGCCACCGCATGTCTGGGCTGTGGTGGGCGAGGACGGGGCGGCGTCGGCAGGGCGCATCTCTTTTGTATTTCTGTTTAAGAGGGGTAAGAAGAACACGAAAGCTGAGTGAAAGGGGAAGACAAgacaaaaaaggagaaattggagaggggagaggtgtaAGGCGGGCacagtgcacacacacacacacacagacacacacacacgcaagcactGCCCACGTAAGCCGAACACAACCACCAAATTGCAAGCATATTGTGCAGCTTTTAGTCTCTCACATTGTagatgcacagacacacgcagaagcCGTAGCGTGAGCGCGCAcgccggagagagagagagagggtgggtgcACGGCTTATGTCCCCTTCCTGCGCTGGGGCCACAAacgggaagagagggtgtgttaggaggggagggggggggaggagaggaggaagatgTATTGCCATTTTAGCGCATGCTGGCGACACGCATGTGTGCGAGTACGCGAATGTAAGACAAACTCGAAGAgggcgaggaagggagcGGTGAGTTATGGGATGCGTGAGTGGAAGAAATACAAGGAAAAATGCGACTTTGATGCTCTGCTaccagagaggagagagcatCAACTAAGTTACAAGGGAGGGCGAcgcgcaaacacacacacacacacatacgtaaCGAAAGGGCTAGGGGGAGAGATCGGCGATAGTCAGAGGGCATGAGGTGCTCcacccacatacgcacaAGTCGCGTGGGCTTCTGTTTTGGCTCGTCaaaggaggtgcagagcAAATGCAGTGGTGACCGACTGGAGTGCTGCCACGTGTGAGGACGGTGCTGGGTGGAgtgagaggaaaaaagaagagacatgggcgaggagagggagaggggacatGGTAGAACGGCGTCGCCGCGAGAGTGCTACTTGTCGGCCAATCCCCTGCAGTCGACCGCTGTGCATACAAGTCTATGAGACTACACCACACTAATCCTCCTTCCATCTCTGACCCCAGCTGCGCTTGGACACGTTCAGTACTAGAAAGGCATTTAGCGCACACTTGCAGCTGAACTTGAATGGGAGCACTCGGTGAAtttgggtgggtggggggaagtAGAAAAGAAGAtgaagcaaagaagaaacacaaacaTACCCATActcagcgctgcagctcatgaGACATGAAACAAAGTGAAACGGGGTCGGGGACGGGAGAAGGGTGTAGTCGAGCAGCGAGgggagacgagagagaggcgcggcGTCAGACGAATTGCACGCACAGCAGAACTGACGAGCCGCAGCGGAGATAAGGCAGATGTAGGTAGCATCCATGCAGCCGTGTAGGTTGGGCacaaagggggtggggacgGCAAAGAAGAGCTAAGCGAACGACAACAAGACATACatacagagaaagagagagcgacatcAGTGGGGAGATAGACAGTGGTGAGTGAAAAAAGTCCAAGACGTGACCGCCaaggggggctgctgctATTCCTTCCCCCCTGCTGTGACTGCTTTCTGTTTCTCAGGCGAGCGGTCGCTACCGTTATTGCATTGCAGTTCCCCTCCTTGTCCCCCCTTCGCGACCAAAAAACTGCAGCCTTCTTACGTTTTACCTTCTGCCACCCCTGTGGCTACTCCGTGACCCTCCGCCCTTCTCGCTTGCTCAACCACGGGTCTGTCCACAGTACAACTGCGCCTATCCAATGAGAGCGGCTGAGTGTGCTCACTTGACCTTGTgcgtctttttcttcttcttgcctcttccc
This DNA window, taken from Leishmania panamensis strain MHOM/PA/94/PSC-1 chromosome 34 sequence, encodes the following:
- a CDS encoding hypothetical protein (TriTrypDB/GeneDB-style sysID: LpmP.34.1350) is translated as MTQIGQLYVDRAAGAVRLDQVYRAQRTTFLVDNRHLRGFFFFDTASGDGAPQDGNGNGSDKGPSQRCHVFYLPHKVAPFCVPQRYTASSRKSMVRGVPVIRFSGMERYDHTPLLEQHFYVLNATYAASGAPMTIPWRLELSARSDLELSKITAVPYESPHWRFFGHPMFDELVLSPAQESQVQLWEPVYNLFTVDFYNYYPTTLTLDVFAVPPQCTAVLVKSTSTGNSVAEEASALTRGRTTLAATEPLELVTAQLFFLQWHVLHNASAGLHVAKKIYELYGKGRCGWHM
- a CDS encoding arginase (TriTrypDB/GeneDB-style sysID: LpmP.34.1340) codes for the protein MEHHLQKYKFYKEKNMSIVLAPFSGGQPLSGVELGPDYLLKQGLQQDMEKLGWNTTLERVFDGKIVEARKANEKNDSIGHIKRPKLTSECTEKIYNSVRKVAEQGRFPLTVGGDHSIAVGTVAGVLSVYPDTGVIWVDAHADINTMSGTVSGNLHGCPLSILLGLDRENIPECFSWVPQLLKPHKIAYIGLRDVEEAEKKILHDLNIAAFSMHHVDRYGIDKVVRMAIDAVAPKGTEPVMVSYDVDTIDPLYVPATGTPVRGGLSLREGLFLCERIAECGRLVALDVVECNPLLAATEAHVKDTISFGCAIARCMMGETLLYTPRKKAKL